The following are encoded together in the Streptomyces tsukubensis genome:
- the hemC gene encoding hydroxymethylbilane synthase, whose translation MTEKPLRLGTRRSRLAMAQSGHVADAVSEATGRSVELVEITTYGDTSREQLAQIGGTGVFVTALRDALLRGDVDFAVHSLKDLPTAQPEGLVLAAVPERADPRDALIARDGLRLKELPRGAKVGTGSPRRMAQLNAYARGHGVEIETVPIRGNIDSRIGYVHSGELDAVVLAAAGLSRIGRSGEVTEFLSADTVLPAPGQGALAVECATGHTVDGLDLTAALAELDDPCTRGAVTAERALLAALEAGCSAPVGALADLLADGQTTAKEMRLRGVVGNLDGSTLVQLTTTGPVPSTHEEATALGAELAADMLAKGAAGLMGERAL comes from the coding sequence ATGACCGAGAAGCCACTCCGGCTGGGAACCAGGCGATCCAGACTCGCCATGGCTCAGTCGGGGCACGTGGCCGACGCCGTGAGCGAGGCGACGGGCAGGTCCGTCGAACTCGTGGAGATCACGACGTACGGCGACACCTCGCGCGAGCAACTCGCGCAGATCGGCGGTACGGGGGTCTTCGTCACCGCGCTGCGCGACGCGCTGCTGCGCGGTGACGTGGATTTCGCCGTGCATTCGCTGAAGGACCTGCCGACGGCGCAGCCAGAAGGACTCGTCCTCGCGGCCGTGCCGGAGCGCGCGGACCCCAGGGACGCGCTGATCGCGCGGGACGGACTCCGCCTCAAGGAGCTGCCGCGCGGGGCGAAGGTGGGCACCGGCTCGCCGCGCCGCATGGCGCAGCTCAACGCGTACGCCCGCGGCCACGGCGTGGAGATCGAGACGGTGCCGATCCGGGGGAACATCGACTCCCGTATCGGATACGTACACAGCGGCGAGCTCGACGCGGTGGTTCTCGCCGCCGCCGGGCTGAGCCGCATAGGCAGATCGGGGGAAGTGACCGAGTTCCTCTCGGCCGACACCGTCCTGCCCGCCCCCGGCCAGGGGGCACTGGCGGTGGAGTGCGCGACCGGCCACACAGTGGACGGCCTGGACCTCACCGCCGCGCTCGCGGAGCTGGACGACCCGTGCACGCGGGGAGCCGTCACCGCGGAGCGTGCTCTGCTCGCCGCCCTGGAGGCCGGCTGTAGCGCACCTGTGGGTGCGCTGGCCGACCTGCTGGCCGACGGGCAGACGACTGCCAAGGAAATGCGCCTGCGCGGCGTCGTCGGGAACCTCGACGGCTCGACGCTGGTGCAGCTGACCACCACCGGTCCCGTACCTTCCACGCACGAGGAGGCGACGGCGCTCGGCGCGGAACTCGCCGCCGACATGCTCGCCAAGGGCGCGGCCGGTCTGATGGGGGAGCGAGCACTTTGA
- a CDS encoding bifunctional uroporphyrinogen-III C-methyltransferase/uroporphyrinogen-III synthase codes for MSPTTSALPAASAHEALGHVTFLGAGPGDPGLLTLRAVEALATADVLIAEEHVLDVVRAHARTGTDTPRITADEASTSAGVPGIGDAANLVMRAARGGKRVVRAVPGDPGLDTNAAEEMLACAAEGIPFEVVPGIAAAVGVPAYAGVPLRDAQGTDVRFVEAASASTRCWTEVGASDGTVVISTTLDSAAGAAGELVAAGRKPDTPMTLTIAGTTTRQRTWQATLGTIAQVLKAAKVLPSPDGGQPVIAVVGERSAAAQREQLSWFESKPLFGWKVLVPRTKEQAASLSDRLRSYGAVPHEVPTIAVEPPRTPQQMERAVKGLVTGRYEWIAFTSVNAVKAVREKFEEYGLDARAFAGIKVAAVGEQTANALIAFGVKPDLVPSGEQSAAGLLEDWPPYDPVFDPIDRVFLPRADIATETLVAGLIDLGWEVDDVTAYRTVRASPPPAETREAIKGGGFDAVLFTSSSTVRNLVGIAGKPHNVTVIACIGPATAKTAEEHGLRVDVMAPEPSVLRLSEALADFGTRRRLASVEAGEAVTRPSERRPGSRRRRTT; via the coding sequence TTGAGCCCCACCACCTCCGCACTTCCGGCCGCCTCCGCACATGAGGCACTCGGGCACGTCACCTTCCTGGGTGCCGGACCCGGAGATCCGGGACTGCTGACATTGCGCGCCGTAGAGGCGCTTGCCACGGCGGATGTGCTGATCGCCGAGGAACACGTGCTGGACGTCGTCCGCGCGCATGCCCGGACGGGCACGGACACACCCCGGATCACCGCTGACGAGGCGTCAACCTCCGCGGGGGTCCCAGGAATCGGCGACGCGGCCAATCTTGTCATGCGGGCCGCGCGCGGCGGCAAGCGGGTCGTCCGTGCCGTACCCGGTGATCCCGGGCTCGACACGAACGCGGCCGAGGAGATGCTGGCCTGCGCCGCCGAGGGGATTCCCTTCGAGGTGGTGCCCGGTATCGCCGCCGCCGTCGGCGTGCCCGCCTACGCGGGGGTGCCGCTGCGGGACGCGCAGGGCACCGACGTCCGGTTCGTGGAGGCGGCCAGCGCCTCCACGCGGTGCTGGACCGAGGTCGGCGCCAGCGACGGGACGGTCGTCATCTCCACGACGCTCGACTCGGCGGCGGGCGCCGCCGGTGAGCTGGTCGCCGCGGGGCGCAAGCCGGACACACCGATGACGCTGACGATCGCGGGTACGACGACACGTCAGCGCACCTGGCAGGCGACGCTCGGCACCATCGCGCAGGTCCTGAAGGCGGCCAAGGTGCTGCCCTCCCCCGACGGGGGGCAGCCCGTCATAGCCGTCGTCGGCGAGCGGTCGGCCGCGGCCCAGCGCGAACAGCTCTCGTGGTTCGAGTCCAAGCCGCTCTTCGGCTGGAAGGTCCTCGTGCCGCGCACCAAGGAGCAGGCGGCCTCCCTCTCCGACCGGCTCAGGTCCTACGGCGCGGTGCCGCACGAGGTGCCCACCATCGCCGTGGAGCCGCCGCGTACCCCGCAGCAGATGGAACGGGCCGTCAAGGGCCTCGTCACAGGGCGCTACGAGTGGATCGCCTTCACCAGCGTCAACGCCGTCAAGGCGGTGCGGGAGAAGTTCGAGGAGTACGGGCTCGACGCGCGCGCCTTCGCGGGGATAAAGGTCGCCGCGGTCGGCGAGCAGACCGCGAACGCGCTGATCGCCTTCGGCGTCAAGCCCGACCTGGTGCCGAGCGGCGAGCAGTCGGCCGCCGGTCTGCTGGAGGACTGGCCGCCCTACGACCCGGTCTTCGACCCGATCGACCGGGTGTTCCTGCCGCGCGCCGACATCGCCACGGAGACGCTGGTGGCCGGCCTCATCGACCTGGGCTGGGAGGTCGACGACGTGACGGCCTACAGGACCGTGCGCGCCTCGCCGCCGCCGGCCGAGACCCGGGAGGCCATCAAGGGCGGTGGGTTCGACGCCGTGCTGTTCACCTCTTCCAGTACGGTGCGGAACCTGGTCGGCATCGCCGGCAAGCCCCACAACGTCACCGTCATCGCCTGTATCGGCCCCGCGACCGCCAAGACGGCGGAGGAGCACGGGCTGCGCGTGGACGTGATGGCTCCCGAGCCGTCCGTGCTGCGCCTCTCCGAGGCCCTCGCCGACTTCGGTACGCGGCGCAGGCTCGCGTCGGTCGAGGCGGGTGAGGCGGTCACCAGGCCGAGCGAACGCCGGCCAGGATCGCGCAGGAGGCGCACCACGTGA